One stretch of Chiroxiphia lanceolata isolate bChiLan1 chromosome 1, bChiLan1.pri, whole genome shotgun sequence DNA includes these proteins:
- the MALSU1 gene encoding mitochondrial assembly of ribosomal large subunit protein 1 isoform X2 encodes MDSLALRENEDSGLVRMEPVCRCLQELLRGRCFWDVPWQSPCYVTDTVLQKFNIDFVVALLRQENAKDICVIQPPPEIKYCDYFIIVSGSSTRHLHAMAHYMLKMYKHLKEESDPHTQIEGKETDDWLCIDFGNIVVHFMLPEAREVYELEKLWTLGSYDDQLTQMTPQSLPEDFIFGLTANSNDHLETRT; translated from the exons ATGGACTCCCTTGCCCTGCGGGAAAATGAGGATTCGGGGCTGGTGCGGATGGAGCCTGTGTGTAGATGCCTACAGGAACTTCTGAGGGGGAGGTGTTTTTGGGATGTGCCCTGGCAGTCTCCCTGTTACGTAACAG ATACTGTTCTTCAGAAATTCAACATTGACTTTGTTGTAGCACTGCTGAGGCAAGAAAATGCTAAAGACATCTGTGTCATCCAGCCACctccagaaataaaatactgtgattATTTTATAATTGTGAGTGGATCTTCAACACGGCATCTCCATGCAATGGCACATTACATGCTGAAGATG tacaagCATCTCAAAGAAGAAAGTGATCCTCATACTCAGAttgaaggaaaagagacagaTGACTGGCTGTGCATTGATTTTG GTAACATTGTGGTGCATTTCATGCTGCCAGAGGCACGAGAGGTTTATGAATTGGAGAAGCTGTGGACTCTCGGTTCCTACGATGACCAGTTAACACAGATGACTCCGCAGTCCCTGCCAGAAGACTTTATATTTGGACTGACTGCTAACAGCAATGATCACCTTGAGACAAGAACTTAA
- the MALSU1 gene encoding mitochondrial assembly of ribosomal large subunit protein 1 isoform X1 has product MWRAVSGARRLLRPLGAAAGGTPRAVPPPPRAPPGPRGGCAAAGAGAGAGALEAAAERRQAADTVLQKFNIDFVVALLRQENAKDICVIQPPPEIKYCDYFIIVSGSSTRHLHAMAHYMLKMYKHLKEESDPHTQIEGKETDDWLCIDFGNIVVHFMLPEAREVYELEKLWTLGSYDDQLTQMTPQSLPEDFIFGLTANSNDHLETRT; this is encoded by the exons aTGTGGCGGGCGGTGTCGGGGGCGCGGCGGCTGCTGCGGCCGCTcggggccgcggccgggggCACCCCGCGGGCGGTGCCGCCGCCACCCCGGGCCCCGCCGGGTCCCCGCGGGGGCTgcgcggcggcgggagccggagccggggccggggcgctggaggcggcggcggagcggcgcCAGGCGGCAG ATACTGTTCTTCAGAAATTCAACATTGACTTTGTTGTAGCACTGCTGAGGCAAGAAAATGCTAAAGACATCTGTGTCATCCAGCCACctccagaaataaaatactgtgattATTTTATAATTGTGAGTGGATCTTCAACACGGCATCTCCATGCAATGGCACATTACATGCTGAAGATG tacaagCATCTCAAAGAAGAAAGTGATCCTCATACTCAGAttgaaggaaaagagacagaTGACTGGCTGTGCATTGATTTTG GTAACATTGTGGTGCATTTCATGCTGCCAGAGGCACGAGAGGTTTATGAATTGGAGAAGCTGTGGACTCTCGGTTCCTACGATGACCAGTTAACACAGATGACTCCGCAGTCCCTGCCAGAAGACTTTATATTTGGACTGACTGCTAACAGCAATGATCACCTTGAGACAAGAACTTAA
- the MALSU1 gene encoding mitochondrial assembly of ribosomal large subunit protein 1 isoform X3 has product MPTGTSEGEVFLGCALAVSLLHTVLQKFNIDFVVALLRQENAKDICVIQPPPEIKYCDYFIIVSGSSTRHLHAMAHYMLKMYKHLKEESDPHTQIEGKETDDWLCIDFGNIVVHFMLPEAREVYELEKLWTLGSYDDQLTQMTPQSLPEDFIFGLTANSNDHLETRT; this is encoded by the exons ATGCCTACAGGAACTTCTGAGGGGGAGGTGTTTTTGGGATGTGCCCTGGCAGTCTCCCTGTTAC ATACTGTTCTTCAGAAATTCAACATTGACTTTGTTGTAGCACTGCTGAGGCAAGAAAATGCTAAAGACATCTGTGTCATCCAGCCACctccagaaataaaatactgtgattATTTTATAATTGTGAGTGGATCTTCAACACGGCATCTCCATGCAATGGCACATTACATGCTGAAGATG tacaagCATCTCAAAGAAGAAAGTGATCCTCATACTCAGAttgaaggaaaagagacagaTGACTGGCTGTGCATTGATTTTG GTAACATTGTGGTGCATTTCATGCTGCCAGAGGCACGAGAGGTTTATGAATTGGAGAAGCTGTGGACTCTCGGTTCCTACGATGACCAGTTAACACAGATGACTCCGCAGTCCCTGCCAGAAGACTTTATATTTGGACTGACTGCTAACAGCAATGATCACCTTGAGACAAGAACTTAA